Sequence from the Nitrosopumilus maritimus SCM1 genome:
TACTTGGTTTGATCAAAAAGTACCCAGAGTTAGGGGATTGTTTTATTCCACTTCCAAGACTAAAGGGAGTTTACAATAGCAAAAAAATCCCACCAGACACAGGATTTGCATACAATACTTCGTTGTATTCAGAAATAATTCATTCAGAAAAGACATCATTTGGAGAATCTAGATCATATATCACATTAAGGTCTCATAGAGCTAGACATGACATTTTAAAAGAACTCTCGGTGTTTTTGACTCACTATCTAAATTCTCCAAAAAGAAAGTACTCAAAACAGATTAAAGAAGAGTGTGTTAAAATTTTAACACCAACTTTTTTACAAGCATTAAAAATTCTAAGTGATGATTATGTAGACACAGTTAACGTATCAAAAGATCTTAAAAAAACAATTCAATCAACAGCCCCAAAAGATTCAGCAGTATTCATAGGGTTGGTGAGGGCACCAATAATGCCACAAGTTGAAGTTGAATTTTTGAAAATTCTTGGAAGATATTACTATACAATAAGCAAGCAGTTTTCAAAAAACATGAAGATGGATTCATGTAAGGAACAAAAAATAATTTCGCAAGTGTTAAGAGATTTTTATTGTGTAGAAGAAGACTCAAATGAAAAATTAGATTCACAAGACATTAAAAGAATATTTCAATTAAACAACAATCTAGTTACAAATAGGGGCAAAGAAACTGAAATTAAAAATGAATACGGTTTTGATGAAAATTCTCTAGCCATAAAACTTGTCAAAACATTTTCAAAAGACGAGGAAGATACGGATGATTCATTACACATCAAAATTTACTATACAAAATTATTTTTGTCATTAGGCATATTCACTAAGAAAGAACAGCAAATCATCGAATATGATTTGAAACATGATGAGAAAGTTTTCAAATCAAAAGAGTGGGATGACCCAAAAGAAGGAAGAGAAGTGTTAGAGGCGTTGTTTCCAAGCGAAGTATCCAAATATGAATAGAAGTGTTATTTTTTACGTCTGAGTTTACTGGTTCTAGAGATTTTCTTGTCCATTTTCTGCATTTTTAACCTCATTTCCTCAATTTTTGCCTCCAAATCTTCATTTGAACTAGCACCCTTGGAAATTTCCTTAAACTTTGAAAAGATATTCAATCTTCCAGAGGCTTTGATGTACTCTTTTCGCAATGTAGCAGTAAACAGATGTGCTTGTTTTTCATACGAGTCTTTTGTCTTGTGTCCAATGAACTCTTCAGCCAAATCATATCGTACATCAGAGTCTATCAGTACAGATTTCAAAAGATCACGTGTTTCATGAGGAGTTATTCGGTATTTCTTTCTTGACCCATTTCCTACTGATTTTGAGTTTAAAATTTCATCTAACCCTGAATTTTTTCGCATTCTCTCAAAACTTTTGGTTATCCAAGTTTCTTTGATAGGTTTTTGGAAATTATTTAAGAAAAGTGCACTCTTGTTACTCATTTCTTGCCCTGTGATTTTTTTTCTGTAAGGAAGATAATCAATTATTGCAGAAACTGCGTCTCTATCTAAGAAACCAAAATGAGATACATTAGTCTTTACTCTAGTTAGTTCTATTAGAATTGGGCATTTCTTCAAATCCCATTTTTTATAATCTTCTGTTCCAAATGATTCAACCAGTTTTGACCAAACCTCAAAATTAAAGCGGTCAACCAGAGTAGAGGAATCAAGACCCCTTTGGAATTTACACAGGAATACAGCTCGTTCAGTTAAACTTGGCTTTCCTATTGTTAGAATAGTTAGAAATTCATCTAATGTCATTATTTGTTCAGAATCATTATCATCATGTTGGATTCCTGCATTAGGATCAAAGCTTAACCCTATAGGCTCATCATTCTTTTTGAAATACTCATTTATTGCAAAAAAGGAGTTGTTTCTCATAGATTTGCTTTTTAATTTAACATCAGATTCCAAAAAGTATCTTTTTATCAATTTTACAAATGGTTTTTTATCAAAATGACTTTCAGAAAAGATTTTTAGAAAAGGTTCAACTCCCTTTAGAGTTACTTTCTTTGTTACTTTCTTGTAACTGTCTTTACTAGTTTGAACTTCTGCTGTATACTCTAGAGTTTTTCCAAAGATCCAATTATTGAAATAATGTAGATGTCTTGTGTAGGTATCTTTTGTTCCATCTGTAACAGATTTGATATTTTTACGATTACTACCCCTCAGTTGACTTCTAAAATAAGATACAGTTTCTAATTTGCAAAAATCATCATACAGTATTGGAACAGAGTCATTTGGAATTTCTTTTAGAACACCAATCTTCTTGCCAATCGAAATTGCTTTGTAAACAACTGCTAAAGTTGCCTCCACAGTATTTCTTCTTTGAGTAAATTCGTTTTTGTGTTCTTTAGCAAATGCTTTAGAATCAATCCTCTCGCCCTTTTTCATTACTGCTAAACATCTAGCATATTGTGGACGAATATCAAACCCATAATCTTTCTTTGAATCAAATTTCTTTAGAACTTGGTAAACCTTCAACATTAGAAATAGTCAGAAAATTAAAGATAATAGGTGTATTTGACAGCTTTAACTATAATTCAAACTCTTGACGGCATTTTTCGCACTTTGCACGTTCTTCACCAGGAGAGCCTAAGATGAAAATTTTTCCAATCGTTTTACAAACGGGACACATTCCAGTTGTTGCATTTTTAGGACCTGTGCGTATAATTTTTTGAGTTTTTCTTCGTCCCATGAAAAAACTTCCCGAATCGGTCTATTAAGTTTTAATGGCGCGGGGAGGGGGATTTGAACCCCCGTGTCCTTGCGGACATGGGATTAGCAATCCCACGCCCTACCAGGCTAGGCGATCCCCGCACAAAGATGGCTAGAATTAATCTGTAAATAAGTCAAACTTTGGAGAATATTTTCTTCTAAGCGTTGTCTAGTTCATCATGAAATTGACTGTAATTTTTCACAATTTCATCAATTGGGACACGTTTTCCACCTACAATTTTCAGGTCAACATTGACCTGTTTGTCTTTAATTGTCAAAATATTGTATGTATTTTCAAATAGTCCACGTACTCTTTCAGATGTTGCAGTACCTGCATTTACAACAGTCAAGGTTCCAAAATTCCAAGCCCAAGGTCTGTGTTTATGACCACATAAAACAACATCAACTTCTGAATCAAGTACAGTTCTCAAAACATCACCAGCATCAACTACAGTAAGTTGATCAGAGCCCGTATCAGGAATTGCAATAAGATGATGATGCATTGCAACGATCTTTATCTTGTCTTTGTATTTTTTCATAGTTCTTTCAAGCCAAAGATTTTGTCTATAACCAACTTCACCTTCATTTCTGTCAGGTCTCGCAGTACCAACAGTAACTAAAACAACATCATTATCCAATTCATTTACGGTTTGAAATGGAAAGAATTTTTTGAATAAAAGATAACCAGTATTTCTGTAATCATGATTCCCACTAATTGCAATGATTTTTTTTGTGTTAAATTTTTCCAGTAAAGATTTGCATTTTTCATATTCTTTCATTAATCCTTCATTTGTCAAATCACCAGTAATTACAATTACATCAGGATTCAACTCATTGACTTCACTAACTAGTACATCAAATTTCTCTTCCAAAAATTGAGAGCCAATATGAAGATCAGATATTTGAACTATAATCATTAAAGAGTATTTTGAAAAATAGCTATTAAATCATCTCTATAGATAACATGTAAGAATCATTTCAAATCAAGGTAGAATTAAATAATAAACTCCTCAAAAACTTGCAGTTTTGAGTAAAAAAGCTGCAGTAATGAAAGGAGACGGTATTGGACCTGAAGTCGTAGATTCAATGCTTAGAGTTCTCAAAGAATGTAATTTTCAGTCAGAATTGATTCTGTGTGAGGCTGGCTCTGAGCAATGGGACAAAAATGGTAGAAAAGATGCATCATACATCCCAGATGTAACCATGAAGATTCTAGAAGAAACTGACTGTTGTTTCAAGGGGCCAACTACCACGATTCCAGTTCCAGGAGCTCCTAGAAGTGTTGCAGTAACATTAAGACAAAAATTTGATCTTTATGCAAATATCAGACCAACTAAAACATATGATAGACTAACGCCAGATAGAAAGCTTGATTGTGTTTGTTTTAGAGAGGCAACTGAAGGACTATACACTGGTGTAGAGGCAAAAATTACAGATGATGCAGCAATTGCAATCAGAAAAATTACAAGGCAAGGCAGCAGACGATTAATTGACTCAGCAGTAGATTGGGCAAATAAATTCAATATGAAAAAAATGGTTGCAGTAACAAAAAGAAATATTCTAAAACAAACTGACGGAATTTTCTGGGACGAGACTCAAAAAGCAGTTGAAGGAACAGATATCGAGTTATCTGAAATCTACATTGACAACATGGCACAACAAATGGTGATTGCAACTGAACAGTTCAATGGTGCAGTGTTGGTTAGCACCAATTTATTTATGGATATTATTTCTGAACTTGCATCAGCACTAGTAGGTTCAATTGGATTGATTTATTCTGCAAATATTGGAGACAATTATGCAATGTTTGAGGCAGCACATGGTAGTGCACCACAATTTGCAGGACAAAATAAAGTAAACCCAACTGCAACAGTGTTATCAGGAGCTTGGATGGCAGATTATCTTGGTGAAAGAGATGTCAGAGATGCAATTTTTGCGGCAACAGAACAAGTAATCAATGAAGGTAAAGCAGTAACATGGGATATTGGTGGTGATGCATCAACAACACAGATGACCGATGCAATAATCACATATGCAAAAGAAAAGTTAAGAAAATAATCAGTTTATTGCTTCTACAAGAATTAATTCTTCAAAGAAAAGTTTCTTTTTTGCCATAATTCGTGTTTTCAAGCCTAGTTTTTGTGCGTAATCTATGAGTTTTTCATAGTTTGAAAGAGAAGAGGTTACAAAAACAAACTTGCCATTTTTCTTTAGATTATTTTTTGCCGAATCAAATATTTTTTTTGGAATTTCAAATCCTTCTGCACCTCCATCTGTAGCAATATCCAAGATTTCATCAGTAGCCAAATAAGGTAAATTACATACAATGAAATCAAATTTTACCTTTAATGCATCTGAACCGTTACAACAA
This genomic interval carries:
- a CDS encoding tyrosine-type recombinase/integrase, producing the protein MLKVYQVLKKFDSKKDYGFDIRPQYARCLAVMKKGERIDSKAFAKEHKNEFTQRRNTVEATLAVVYKAISIGKKIGVLKEIPNDSVPILYDDFCKLETVSYFRSQLRGSNRKNIKSVTDGTKDTYTRHLHYFNNWIFGKTLEYTAEVQTSKDSYKKVTKKVTLKGVEPFLKIFSESHFDKKPFVKLIKRYFLESDVKLKSKSMRNNSFFAINEYFKKNDEPIGLSFDPNAGIQHDDNDSEQIMTLDEFLTILTIGKPSLTERAVFLCKFQRGLDSSTLVDRFNFEVWSKLVESFGTEDYKKWDLKKCPILIELTRVKTNVSHFGFLDRDAVSAIIDYLPYRKKITGQEMSNKSALFLNNFQKPIKETWITKSFERMRKNSGLDEILNSKSVGNGSRKKYRITPHETRDLLKSVLIDSDVRYDLAEEFIGHKTKDSYEKQAHLFTATLRKEYIKASGRLNIFSKFKEISKGASSNEDLEAKIEEMRLKMQKMDKKISRTSKLRRKK
- a CDS encoding metallophosphoesterase family protein, with protein sequence MIIVQISDLHIGSQFLEEKFDVLVSEVNELNPDVIVITGDLTNEGLMKEYEKCKSLLEKFNTKKIIAISGNHDYRNTGYLLFKKFFPFQTVNELDNDVVLVTVGTARPDRNEGEVGYRQNLWLERTMKKYKDKIKIVAMHHHLIAIPDTGSDQLTVVDAGDVLRTVLDSEVDVVLCGHKHRPWAWNFGTLTVVNAGTATSERVRGLFENTYNILTIKDKQVNVDLKIVGGKRVPIDEIVKNYSQFHDELDNA
- a CDS encoding isocitrate/isopropylmalate dehydrogenase family protein — protein: MSKKAAVMKGDGIGPEVVDSMLRVLKECNFQSELILCEAGSEQWDKNGRKDASYIPDVTMKILEETDCCFKGPTTTIPVPGAPRSVAVTLRQKFDLYANIRPTKTYDRLTPDRKLDCVCFREATEGLYTGVEAKITDDAAIAIRKITRQGSRRLIDSAVDWANKFNMKKMVAVTKRNILKQTDGIFWDETQKAVEGTDIELSEIYIDNMAQQMVIATEQFNGAVLVSTNLFMDIISELASALVGSIGLIYSANIGDNYAMFEAAHGSAPQFAGQNKVNPTATVLSGAWMADYLGERDVRDAIFAATEQVINEGKAVTWDIGGDASTTQMTDAIITYAKEKLRK
- a CDS encoding HemK2/MTQ2 family protein methyltransferase, whose amino-acid sequence is MQNKFSKNDEYPPSEDTFFIAENIENENGEYALDIGSGSGYLTKLLSENFSLVVGTDINCDVLQHQSSYKTQNLICCNGSDALKVKFDFIVCNLPYLATDEILDIATDGGAEGFEIPKKIFDSAKNNLKKNGKFVFVTSSLSNYEKLIDYAQKLGLKTRIMAKKKLFFEELILVEAIN